In the genome of Nocardia sp. NBC_00416, one region contains:
- the lon gene encoding endopeptidase La, which produces MVVPIELDESAQAAIDAAQAGKTGTVLLAPRLTEGYAAYGVIATIEQIGRVRGGAAAAVLKAERRAKIGHGVTGPGAALWVEAEPVETPAADGRTRELAADYKKLVVSVLQRREAWQMVDAFNQLTDPSAIADTAGYAPYVTDEQKRELLETPDVAERLNRLIEWTKAHIAEAEVTEKIGDEVRENMEKSQREFLLRQQLNAIRKELGEDEPDGADDYRTRVEQADLPESVREAALREVGRLERSSDQSPESGWIRTWLDTVLELPWTVKTEDSADVVAARAVLDADHHGLDEVKDRMVEYLAVRARRAQRGLEVVGGRGSGAVLVLAGPPGVGKTSLGESVARALGRKFVRVALGGVRDEAEIRGHRRTYVGALPGRIVRAIKEAGSMNPVVLLDEVDKIGSDFRGDPASALLEVLDPAQNHTFRDHYLDMDLDLSDVLFLATANVMDTIPGPLLDRMEVITVDGYTEDDKVAIARDFLLPRQLERNALTAAEVRVTDAALREIAADYTREAGVRQMERLIAKALRKAATRLSEVAPAAADSPSPADAVAGHEALTIDIGDLKDYLGRPRFTPDSAERTAVPGVATGLAVTGLGGDVLYIEANTAEGDRALTLTGQLGDVMKESAQIALTYVRSHLGEIGIESAVLDGSLHVHVPAGAVPKDGPSAGVTMVTALVSLALGRPVRSDVGMTGEVTLNGRVLPIGGVKQKLLAAQRAGLKTVFIPARNEPDLDDVPADVLADLDVRPVGDVAEILAYAIEPVREPALDSRVLAASA; this is translated from the coding sequence ATGGTCGTACCGATCGAACTGGACGAATCCGCACAGGCGGCGATCGACGCGGCGCAGGCCGGGAAAACCGGAACTGTCCTGCTCGCCCCACGGCTGACCGAGGGCTACGCCGCCTACGGGGTGATCGCCACCATCGAACAGATCGGCCGGGTGCGCGGCGGCGCGGCGGCCGCGGTGCTCAAGGCGGAACGACGCGCGAAGATCGGCCACGGCGTCACCGGGCCCGGCGCCGCCCTGTGGGTGGAGGCCGAACCGGTCGAGACGCCCGCCGCCGACGGCCGCACCCGGGAACTGGCCGCGGACTACAAGAAGCTGGTCGTCTCGGTGCTGCAGCGGCGCGAAGCATGGCAGATGGTCGACGCGTTCAACCAGCTCACCGACCCGTCCGCCATCGCCGATACCGCCGGATACGCCCCCTATGTGACCGACGAACAGAAACGTGAACTACTCGAAACCCCGGACGTCGCCGAGCGGCTGAACCGGCTGATCGAATGGACCAAGGCGCATATCGCCGAGGCCGAGGTCACCGAGAAGATCGGTGACGAGGTCCGCGAGAACATGGAGAAGAGCCAGCGCGAATTCCTGTTGCGCCAGCAACTCAACGCGATCCGTAAGGAGCTGGGCGAGGACGAACCCGACGGCGCCGACGACTACCGGACCCGGGTCGAGCAGGCCGACCTGCCCGAATCCGTCCGCGAAGCCGCACTGCGGGAGGTCGGCCGGTTGGAGCGGTCCAGCGATCAGAGCCCGGAATCCGGGTGGATCCGGACCTGGCTCGACACCGTGCTGGAACTGCCGTGGACCGTCAAGACCGAGGATTCCGCCGATGTGGTGGCGGCCCGGGCGGTGCTCGACGCCGATCACCACGGCCTGGACGAGGTCAAGGACCGGATGGTCGAATACCTGGCCGTCCGGGCACGGCGCGCACAACGCGGCCTGGAAGTCGTGGGCGGGCGCGGGTCCGGCGCGGTACTGGTACTCGCCGGTCCGCCCGGTGTCGGCAAAACCTCGCTCGGTGAATCGGTCGCGCGGGCCCTGGGCCGCAAATTCGTGCGCGTGGCGCTCGGCGGTGTCCGGGACGAAGCGGAGATCCGCGGCCACCGGCGCACCTATGTGGGCGCGCTGCCCGGACGGATCGTGCGCGCGATCAAGGAGGCCGGCTCCATGAACCCGGTCGTCCTGCTCGACGAGGTCGACAAGATCGGCTCGGACTTCCGGGGTGATCCCGCATCGGCGCTGCTCGAGGTGCTCGATCCCGCCCAGAACCACACCTTCCGCGACCACTACCTGGATATGGACCTGGACCTGTCCGATGTGCTGTTCCTGGCGACCGCCAATGTCATGGACACCATCCCCGGCCCGCTGCTGGACCGGATGGAAGTGATCACGGTCGACGGGTACACCGAGGACGACAAGGTAGCCATCGCGCGTGACTTCCTGCTGCCCCGGCAGCTCGAGCGCAACGCGCTGACCGCCGCGGAGGTCCGGGTCACCGACGCGGCGCTGCGGGAGATCGCGGCCGACTACACCCGGGAGGCCGGGGTGAGGCAGATGGAACGGCTGATCGCCAAGGCGCTGCGCAAGGCGGCCACCCGGTTGTCCGAAGTCGCGCCGGCCGCCGCCGACTCGCCGAGTCCGGCGGACGCCGTAGCCGGTCACGAAGCCCTGACCATCGATATCGGTGACCTGAAGGACTATCTCGGCCGCCCGCGTTTCACCCCGGATTCGGCGGAACGCACCGCGGTACCGGGTGTGGCGACCGGACTGGCGGTCACGGGTCTCGGTGGCGATGTCCTCTATATCGAAGCGAACACCGCCGAGGGTGACCGTGCCCTGACGCTGACCGGCCAACTCGGCGACGTCATGAAGGAATCGGCGCAGATCGCGCTGACCTACGTGCGGTCGCATCTGGGCGAGATCGGTATCGAATCGGCGGTGCTGGACGGCAGTCTGCACGTGCACGTGCCGGCGGGCGCGGTACCCAAGGACGGCCCGTCGGCCGGTGTCACCATGGTCACCGCGCTGGTGTCGCTCGCGCTGGGGCGGCCGGTGCGCTCGGATGTCGGAATGACCGGCGAGGTCACACTGAACGGCCGGGTGCTGCCCATCGGCGGGGTGAAACAGAAACTGCTCGCCGCCCAGCGGGCCGGACTGAAGACGGTGTTCATCCCGGCTCGCAACGAGCCGGATCTCGACGATGTCCCCGCCGATGTCCTGGCCGATCTCGATGTGCGCCCGGTAGGCGATGTCGCCGAGATCCTGGCCTACGCCATCGAACCGGTGCGCGAGCCGGCTCTGGACAGCCGGGTGCTGGCCGCCAGCGCCTGA
- a CDS encoding MFS transporter: MDLDAAVGCVHGRLVAVCADRWAQFRSSGVRIGIIATVLIVFGHFAAYTFVSPALQQLSGIDERYIGPLLFAFGVAGMTGNFVAGSALSRSTHRTVLTIAVALAVAMPLFQLLGGTRAGGIVLLIAWGLSYGGASVGLQTWMIKAAPRAVEAASSLWVAVFNLSIGLGALVGGVIVDTLTLQGVLWLGGVCALLAALAIWTARTDDALR, encoded by the coding sequence GTGGACCTGGATGCCGCTGTGGGCTGTGTCCACGGGCGCCTAGTCGCCGTTTGCGCAGACCGATGGGCGCAGTTCCGCAGCTCAGGAGTGCGCATCGGCATCATTGCCACAGTGCTCATCGTGTTCGGGCACTTCGCCGCCTACACGTTCGTGAGCCCGGCACTGCAGCAGCTGTCGGGTATCGACGAACGCTATATCGGCCCGCTGCTGTTCGCATTCGGGGTGGCCGGCATGACCGGCAACTTCGTCGCCGGCTCGGCGCTCTCCCGCAGCACACACCGAACCGTGCTGACCATCGCCGTGGCCTTGGCGGTCGCGATGCCGCTCTTCCAGCTTCTGGGCGGGACCAGGGCCGGCGGTATCGTCCTGTTGATCGCTTGGGGTCTCTCCTACGGCGGTGCGTCCGTGGGCCTGCAGACTTGGATGATCAAGGCCGCCCCCCGCGCCGTGGAAGCGGCGTCGTCGCTGTGGGTGGCGGTGTTCAACCTGTCGATCGGTCTCGGCGCGCTGGTCGGCGGCGTCATCGTCGATACGCTCACCCTCCAGGGCGTGCTGTGGCTCGGCGGTGTCTGCGCGCTGCTCGCCGCCCTGGCGATCTGGACCGCCCGTACCGACGACGCTCTGCGATAA
- a CDS encoding pyridoxamine 5'-phosphate oxidase family protein has product MGPNQITAILNLPTSQELLARDLLRMAYVAKDGAPRNIPIGFTWNGSQIVVCTSKNAPKLPSLRHHPEVALTIDTEVHPPKILLIRGRAELDVVDGIPAEYLQMNGSYEMTPDQRVEWEAEVRSLYDGMVRIVITPTWVKLIDFETTLPTAVEELIQQRAERQRA; this is encoded by the coding sequence ATGGGACCGAACCAGATCACCGCGATCCTGAACCTCCCGACCAGCCAGGAACTCCTGGCCCGCGACCTGCTCCGCATGGCCTACGTCGCCAAGGACGGCGCACCCCGCAACATCCCGATCGGATTCACCTGGAACGGCTCCCAGATCGTCGTCTGCACCTCGAAGAACGCCCCGAAACTCCCCTCCCTGCGGCACCACCCCGAGGTCGCGCTGACGATCGACACCGAGGTGCACCCGCCGAAGATCCTGCTCATCCGCGGACGGGCGGAGCTCGACGTGGTGGACGGCATTCCGGCGGAGTACCTGCAGATGAACGGCAGCTACGAGATGACCCCCGACCAGCGCGTCGAGTGGGAGGCCGAGGTCCGCTCGCTCTACGACGGCATGGTCCGGATCGTCATCACCCCGACCTGGGTCAAACTCATCGACTTCGAAACCACCTTGCCCACCGCGGTCGAGGAGCTGATCCAGCAGCGAGCCGAGCGTCAGCGCGCCTGA
- a CDS encoding thiamine pyrophosphate-binding protein, with the protein MTPGVRADPPASTGQRVYGPTVADVVGRTLADLGAGHVFGVVGSGNFVLTNALRAGGVPFTAARHEGGAATMADAYTRMSGRVGVVSLHQGCGLTNAMTGIGEAAKSRTSMIVLAADTPAAALRSNFRIDQDAMVRSVGAVSDRVFSAKTAVADVTRAYRTALTLRRTVVLNVAIDIAAAPATTTGPIAVAVPSTRVRPDIDSVVRLAEALRGARRPVFVAGRGGRHAGPDIAALARACGALLATSAVANGLFAGDEFALGISGGFSSPTTADLIAGADLIVGWGCALNMWTMRHGRLIGAGTKVVQVDDDIDAIGAQRAVEFGVLGDSLLTARDVLAALGPPGANVPEGYRTADVASRIARTGRWQDMPVDDSTTDERIDPRILTIALDELLPAQRIVSIDSGNFMGYPATHLSVPDENGFCFTQAFQSIGLGLGTAIGAAFAQPGRLPVLGTGDGGFLMSIADLETAVRAELPLVAIVYNDSAYGAEVHHFGGADHATVTFPETDIAAIAAGFGATGVTVRSIADLEPVRRWLDGYRTTGRARPLVIDAKIASDGGAWWLAEAFAGH; encoded by the coding sequence GTGACGCCCGGCGTCCGGGCCGATCCCCCCGCATCCACCGGGCAACGCGTCTACGGCCCGACGGTCGCCGATGTGGTGGGCCGGACCCTGGCCGACCTCGGCGCCGGACATGTCTTCGGTGTCGTCGGTAGCGGAAACTTCGTGCTGACCAACGCGCTGCGCGCAGGCGGGGTCCCGTTCACCGCGGCACGGCACGAGGGCGGTGCGGCGACCATGGCGGACGCGTACACGCGGATGTCGGGGCGAGTCGGTGTGGTCTCGCTGCACCAGGGCTGCGGACTGACCAACGCGATGACCGGAATCGGTGAGGCCGCCAAGAGCCGGACCTCCATGATCGTCCTGGCCGCGGACACCCCGGCCGCGGCACTGCGGTCCAACTTCCGGATCGACCAGGACGCCATGGTCCGCAGCGTGGGTGCGGTGAGCGATCGGGTCTTCTCAGCGAAGACGGCGGTCGCCGACGTGACCAGGGCATACCGCACGGCCCTGACCCTGCGACGCACTGTGGTCCTCAATGTGGCGATCGATATCGCCGCCGCCCCCGCCACCACGACCGGACCGATCGCGGTGGCGGTGCCCTCGACGCGAGTACGACCCGACATCGATTCGGTGGTCCGGCTCGCGGAAGCGCTGCGCGGCGCGCGGCGGCCGGTCTTCGTGGCCGGGCGCGGCGGTCGCCACGCGGGCCCCGACATCGCCGCGCTGGCGCGGGCCTGCGGTGCGTTGCTCGCGACCTCGGCCGTCGCGAACGGGCTCTTCGCCGGCGACGAGTTCGCCCTGGGCATTTCCGGGGGCTTCTCGTCGCCGACCACGGCCGATCTGATCGCCGGCGCCGATCTCATCGTCGGATGGGGCTGCGCGTTGAACATGTGGACGATGCGGCACGGCCGGCTCATCGGCGCGGGAACGAAGGTCGTCCAGGTCGACGACGATATCGACGCCATCGGAGCCCAGCGCGCGGTCGAGTTCGGGGTCCTCGGCGACAGCCTCCTGACCGCCCGGGATGTCCTCGCCGCGCTGGGGCCGCCCGGCGCGAACGTGCCGGAGGGCTACCGCACCGCGGACGTCGCGTCCCGGATCGCGCGAACGGGCCGCTGGCAGGATATGCCGGTGGACGACTCCACCACCGACGAGCGGATCGATCCGCGGATACTGACGATCGCGCTGGACGAGTTACTGCCCGCGCAGCGGATCGTCTCGATCGATTCCGGCAACTTCATGGGCTATCCCGCCACACATCTGTCGGTGCCCGACGAGAACGGGTTCTGCTTCACGCAGGCTTTCCAGTCGATCGGACTGGGGCTGGGCACCGCGATCGGCGCGGCTTTCGCGCAACCCGGCCGGCTTCCGGTACTGGGTACCGGCGACGGCGGGTTCCTGATGTCGATCGCCGATCTGGAGACGGCCGTCCGCGCCGAATTGCCGCTGGTGGCGATCGTCTACAACGATTCCGCGTACGGCGCCGAGGTGCATCATTTCGGTGGCGCCGACCACGCCACGGTGACGTTTCCGGAAACCGATATCGCCGCCATCGCCGCGGGGTTCGGGGCCACCGGGGTCACCGTGCGGTCGATCGCCGATCTCGAACCGGTGCGGCGCTGGCTCGACGGCTACCGGACGACGGGCCGGGCCCGCCCGCTGGTCATCGACGCGAAGATCGCCAGTGACGGTGGTGCGTGGTGGTTGGCGGAGGCTTTCGCCGGGCACTGA
- a CDS encoding cyclase family protein, whose translation MTNPESTAVLPAFLDALAAGRLEVIDLTTPLSSATPALRLPEPFANLIDFSLEEVSAYNEPGPFWRHNNIHTGEHVGTHLDAPVHWVTGRDGDDVSQIPVRRLIGPAAVLDLTDRVAADPDYLLTVADVETWEREHGPLAAGMWLLLRTGWESRGEAEAEFLNADDTGSHTPGVAVECARWLATEREITGLGVETVGVDAGLAGGFDPAFPVHHYFLGNDKYGITSLRNLGRLPAVGAMLVVSPLPVVGGTGSPSRVLAVIDRTAA comes from the coding sequence ATGACCAACCCCGAGTCCACCGCGGTGCTCCCCGCCTTCCTCGACGCCCTCGCCGCCGGGCGTCTCGAGGTGATCGATCTGACCACCCCGCTGAGTAGTGCGACACCGGCCCTGCGGCTGCCCGAGCCGTTCGCGAACCTGATCGATTTCAGCCTCGAGGAGGTCAGCGCCTACAACGAGCCCGGACCGTTCTGGCGGCACAACAACATTCACACCGGGGAGCATGTCGGCACGCACCTGGACGCCCCGGTGCACTGGGTCACCGGGCGGGACGGCGACGATGTGTCCCAGATCCCGGTGCGCCGGCTCATCGGACCGGCCGCCGTGCTGGATCTGACCGATCGGGTGGCCGCGGACCCCGACTATCTGCTCACCGTCGCCGATGTCGAGACATGGGAGCGGGAGCACGGCCCGCTCGCCGCCGGGATGTGGCTGCTGCTGCGCACCGGCTGGGAATCGCGCGGCGAGGCCGAGGCCGAATTCCTCAACGCCGACGACACCGGCTCGCACACTCCCGGAGTAGCGGTCGAATGCGCTCGGTGGCTGGCCACGGAACGCGAAATCACCGGGCTCGGGGTGGAAACCGTCGGCGTGGACGCCGGACTGGCCGGGGGCTTCGATCCGGCGTTCCCGGTGCACCACTACTTCCTCGGCAACGACAAGTACGGGATCACCTCCCTGCGCAATCTCGGGCGCCTGCCGGCCGTCGGCGCGATGCTGGTCGTGAGCCCGCTACCGGTCGTCGGCGGTACCGGTAGCCCGTCGCGGGTGCTGGCCGTGATCGATCGGACGGCCGCGTGA
- a CDS encoding TIGR03084 family metal-binding protein produces the protein MADLDAFLRDLAAESADLEALVADLPPQDWTRPTPAEGWTIAHQIGHLTWTDEVATLAAADARTGGTTFADLLTEAAPRVTTFVDEAAAEAAGAPAPELLRRWRHGRTELADTLRAVPGDAKVPWFGPPMRPGSMATARLMETWAHGQDVADALGVHRVPTDRLRSIAHIGVRTRDFAYTVRGLPVPGEEFRVELRAPSGELWTWGPADASEQVTGPVLDFCLLVTQRRHPDDLTLRATGESAAQWLNIAQAFAGPPGAGRKPGRAG, from the coding sequence ATGGCCGATCTGGACGCGTTCCTACGCGACCTCGCCGCCGAGAGCGCCGACCTGGAGGCCCTGGTCGCCGACCTGCCGCCACAGGACTGGACCCGGCCCACCCCCGCCGAAGGCTGGACCATCGCCCACCAGATCGGCCATCTCACCTGGACCGACGAGGTCGCCACACTGGCCGCCGCCGACGCCCGTACCGGCGGGACCACCTTCGCCGATCTGCTGACCGAGGCCGCGCCCAGGGTGACCACCTTCGTCGACGAGGCGGCGGCCGAAGCCGCCGGCGCACCGGCCCCGGAGCTGCTGCGCCGCTGGCGTCACGGCCGGACCGAACTCGCCGACACGCTGCGCGCCGTCCCCGGCGACGCGAAGGTGCCCTGGTTCGGCCCGCCCATGCGCCCGGGCTCGATGGCCACCGCCCGGCTCATGGAGACCTGGGCCCACGGCCAGGATGTCGCCGACGCGCTCGGGGTACACCGCGTGCCGACCGACCGGTTGCGCTCGATAGCCCATATCGGCGTACGGACCAGAGATTTCGCCTATACCGTCCGAGGACTGCCCGTACCCGGCGAGGAGTTCCGGGTGGAATTGCGCGCCCCGTCCGGCGAGCTGTGGACCTGGGGTCCCGCCGACGCGTCCGAACAGGTCACCGGTCCGGTCCTCGACTTCTGCCTGCTCGTCACCCAGCGCCGACATCCCGACGATCTGACACTGCGCGCGACAGGCGAGAGCGCGGCACAGTGGCTGAACATCGCGCAGGCATTCGCCGGGCCGCCGGGCGCCGGACGGAAGCCGGGCCGAGCGGGCTGA
- a CDS encoding SRPBCC family protein has translation MGFIKYASDVTAPITVAFAYADDPLSIPHWMAGADTITRRGDPERGVGARYGISYRLGPWRPVLHCEIAEHRQDAVLGYLLSGPVTARLTLRFDPLGRGRSVLTSELDYPGAQGFAAELRDRPRDALLRNMLRRTESRLRRAIEELHGTDLVGRLA, from the coding sequence GTGGGCTTCATCAAATACGCGAGCGACGTAACGGCGCCGATCACCGTTGCCTTCGCCTATGCGGACGATCCCCTGTCCATCCCGCATTGGATGGCGGGAGCGGACACGATCACCCGGCGTGGCGATCCGGAGCGCGGCGTGGGCGCACGGTACGGGATCAGCTACCGGCTCGGCCCCTGGCGACCCGTCCTCCACTGCGAGATCGCCGAGCATCGCCAGGACGCGGTCCTCGGCTACCTGCTCAGCGGGCCGGTCACCGCCCGCCTGACCCTGCGTTTCGACCCCCTCGGCCGCGGCCGGTCCGTCCTGACCTCCGAACTCGATTACCCCGGCGCACAAGGCTTCGCGGCCGAGCTGCGCGACCGCCCACGCGACGCGCTACTGCGCAATATGCTGCGCCGCACCGAGTCTCGATTGCGCAGGGCCATCGAGGAACTGCACGGTACCGATCTTGTCGGCCGACTTGCGTAG
- a CDS encoding ribonuclease H family protein has protein sequence MIIVSTDGSCLRNPGGAIGWAWVDHAGGAESGGEASGTNQIAELRAVLEAVRAHPGSDPLLIESDSLYAIKCASEWLPNWRNNGWRTSTGAAVKNVELIRDIDQAIAGRPGPVRFRWVRGHVGNYFNEQADALAGAAARKAAAMAAPPSRALAGAARSPETSAAAGKAAEQTAVPAADYATTAQALHLF, from the coding sequence ATGATCATCGTGAGTACCGACGGATCGTGCCTGCGCAATCCCGGCGGAGCGATCGGTTGGGCATGGGTGGACCACGCGGGTGGCGCGGAGAGCGGCGGCGAGGCATCGGGAACCAATCAGATCGCCGAACTACGTGCCGTGCTGGAAGCGGTCCGGGCCCACCCCGGTTCGGATCCGCTGCTGATCGAAAGCGATTCGCTGTACGCGATCAAGTGCGCGTCGGAATGGCTGCCCAACTGGCGCAACAACGGATGGCGCACCTCCACCGGCGCCGCGGTGAAGAATGTCGAACTCATCCGGGATATCGACCAGGCCATCGCCGGCCGGCCCGGACCGGTCCGATTCCGCTGGGTACGCGGCCATGTCGGCAACTACTTCAACGAGCAGGCCGATGCGCTGGCCGGCGCCGCCGCTCGCAAGGCCGCGGCCATGGCGGCCCCGCCGAGCCGGGCGCTGGCCGGCGCCGCTCGATCCCCCGAAACCTCCGCGGCAGCAGGGAAGGCTGCGGAACAGACGGCCGTACCGGCCGCCGACTACGCGACAACAGCGCAGGCGCTCCACCTGTTCTGA
- a CDS encoding MlaD family protein: MLSKNKILLSNVGLVLALLIGGTYLLVNVMRVNPLRSTYTVVVNLDRSGGLQPGNDVTLRGYRVGEVSNLELVDDGAGIQAKAEIDSRYDIPVDTKVAVQALSGAGEQYIDFRPATDQGPYLSDGSEITFDPERVSTPVPVSSVLENSSDLIAQVNPEHFSVILNELDIALSGGPDQLRSLIEGVSLVTAGMDSLLPQTTNLIANLRTIAGTTAQAQPDLGTLTDNSRVLFDQFNKANAELIKVLDQAPGQFASVTATLDTTSDPITALAGNFLALTRAAQLRTPALAALFPALELGGAALGVPAHDNEFHTILDIWFRPYCQYQSTPVKTQVVQDGTLPMWNYCDSPGPGQQIRGAVNAPRPNIPDNGATIPPGVDPNERTLPPVR, translated from the coding sequence ATGTTGTCCAAGAACAAGATCCTGTTGTCGAATGTCGGACTGGTCCTGGCCCTCCTGATCGGCGGAACGTATCTGCTGGTCAACGTCATGCGGGTCAACCCGCTGCGCAGTACCTACACGGTCGTGGTGAACCTCGACCGGTCCGGCGGTCTGCAGCCCGGCAACGATGTCACATTGCGCGGGTACCGGGTGGGCGAGGTGAGCAACCTCGAGCTCGTCGATGACGGCGCCGGGATCCAGGCGAAGGCCGAGATCGATTCCCGGTACGACATTCCGGTGGACACCAAGGTCGCGGTGCAGGCACTGTCCGGGGCCGGTGAGCAGTACATCGATTTCCGGCCGGCCACCGATCAGGGTCCGTACTTGAGCGACGGTTCGGAGATCACCTTCGATCCGGAGCGGGTGAGCACCCCCGTGCCGGTGTCGTCGGTGCTGGAGAACTCCAGCGATCTGATCGCCCAGGTGAATCCGGAACATTTCTCGGTGATCCTGAACGAACTCGATATCGCCCTCAGCGGCGGGCCCGACCAGCTGCGTTCGCTGATCGAAGGAGTCAGCCTGGTCACCGCGGGTATGGACTCGCTGCTGCCGCAGACGACGAACCTGATCGCGAACCTGCGCACCATCGCGGGCACCACCGCACAGGCGCAACCGGATCTGGGCACGTTGACCGACAATTCGCGGGTTCTCTTCGATCAGTTCAACAAGGCGAACGCCGAACTGATCAAGGTGCTCGACCAGGCGCCGGGACAGTTCGCCAGCGTGACCGCCACGCTGGACACCACCAGTGATCCGATCACCGCGCTGGCCGGCAATTTCCTCGCCCTCACCCGGGCGGCCCAGCTGCGCACGCCCGCACTGGCGGCGCTGTTCCCCGCGCTCGAGCTCGGCGGTGCGGCGCTCGGAGTGCCCGCGCACGACAACGAGTTCCACACCATTCTGGATATCTGGTTCCGGCCCTACTGCCAGTACCAGTCCACGCCGGTGAAAACCCAGGTGGTCCAGGACGGAACGCTGCCGATGTGGAACTACTGCGATAGTCCCGGACCGGGCCAGCAGATCCGTGGCGCCGTCAACGCGCCGCGGCCGAACATCCCGGACAACGGGGCGACCATCCCACCGGGAGTGGATCCGAACGAACGTACACTGCCGCCCGTGCGGTAA
- a CDS encoding MCE family protein: MMRTIRRARRAMAALAAAGTVVLASGCGLTVEDMPLPKPGTSGETFTLQAVFENALNLPDQAKVKVGGSDVGVVTNIETKNFQAFVDMQIRKDIELPVGTTAELRQATPLGDVFIAVTKPQTEPGTQLLEDGDSLPIDKTSAGATVEELLLSVSLMFNGGGIAHLTRLGTELDSIVGGRSDQLVHLVNEITGVVSSINANSAQIDSVLGEFNVLADTLDARRAELGQVADTLPDMIGAVAENNRALGDLLSKISTTSAALGDYANTTGGDLAGTLDSLNSLMAALAATGDNFGALMDALHDLKAPVNATFRGSSLAAQVNVTNLDIAMLTAPGTSHFYDVRDLQDFAGSLIQILQVVQYRVGGQ; the protein is encoded by the coding sequence ATGATGCGAACGATCCGACGCGCCCGCCGCGCCATGGCCGCTCTCGCGGCGGCCGGCACCGTGGTGCTGGCTTCGGGATGCGGCCTGACAGTGGAGGACATGCCGCTGCCGAAACCCGGTACCAGCGGTGAGACCTTCACACTGCAAGCGGTGTTCGAGAACGCGCTGAACCTGCCCGATCAGGCGAAGGTGAAGGTCGGCGGTTCCGATGTCGGCGTGGTCACCAATATCGAGACCAAGAATTTCCAGGCCTTCGTCGATATGCAGATCCGCAAGGATATCGAGCTGCCGGTCGGCACCACGGCCGAACTCCGCCAGGCCACGCCGCTCGGCGATGTGTTCATCGCGGTCACCAAACCGCAGACCGAGCCGGGAACGCAACTGCTCGAGGACGGCGATTCGCTGCCGATCGACAAGACCTCGGCCGGCGCGACGGTGGAGGAACTGCTGCTGTCGGTATCGCTGATGTTCAACGGCGGTGGAATCGCGCACCTGACCAGGCTGGGCACGGAACTGGATTCGATCGTCGGCGGCCGCAGCGATCAGCTGGTGCACCTGGTCAACGAGATCACCGGTGTGGTGTCGAGTATCAATGCCAATTCCGCGCAGATCGACAGTGTTCTCGGTGAATTCAATGTACTGGCCGACACGCTGGACGCTCGGCGCGCCGAGTTGGGCCAGGTCGCCGACACTCTGCCGGATATGATCGGCGCGGTCGCGGAGAACAACCGGGCGCTCGGTGATCTGCTGAGCAAGATCTCCACCACCAGCGCGGCGCTCGGCGATTACGCCAACACCACCGGCGGGGATCTGGCCGGAACGCTCGACAGTCTCAACAGCCTGATGGCGGCTCTTGCGGCCACCGGCGACAATTTCGGCGCGTTGATGGATGCCCTGCACGATCTGAAGGCCCCGGTGAACGCCACCTTCCGCGGTAGCAGCCTGGCCGCCCAGGTGAACGTCACCAACCTCGATATCGCGATGCTGACCGCACCCGGGACCAGCCACTTCTACGATGTGCGCGATCTACAGGACTTCGCGGGCAGCCTGATCCAGATCCTCCAGGTCGTCCAGTACCGTGTTGGAGGCCAGTGA